ATGATCCCTTAATCGAAAAGTGTTAGTGAGCGTTGCGAGGATTTCAAGGCAACAAGCTTTGCTCCCGAATGAAACTCAATTTTTGTCACCACACCATCTCGAGAAAATTTCTTAATGTAAGTCATTACAAACTAAACCACAATGAACGGTATTCAATATTTGGCATTCAAAGTCATTAAATTATTGCTGTATTTAATTTCAGGTGTGGATTTTAAAAAGTATTGTAGTGGTGCAATTAGCAACCGCTCTCAGATTTCTGCCTCTGCCCAATAAGTTGAATGTAAACTCTCAAGCACCAATTATGCGTAGAActaatttaattgaaaaaatgttattagcaTCTGTTAATCAAGATAAAAAGTCGTTACAGCCATCTAGGCCAAAGAACAACTATGGCACTCGAACAGCAATCAGACAGCTACAAGAGCCCGTGGACTCGCCCGTGGTTTCGCCGCAAAAGATGGCAAAAGAGCAGGTTGAAGAACAGGAACTAGGTAAATTGGTACGTAGCAGCGCATCTGAACTATTGGGAAAACCGTACGTTGAAACAAGAGGAAGAAATGATTATCTCGTTATTCAAAGTAACAACATGGATCCGTTCGTTACGGTGGTACCAAACAGCATATATTATgatgtagaaaaaaaatgtgttaactGGTTGGATGCTTGTAGTCTAAAAGGCATCAGAGCGCACTTATTACAAAGAGTTCAAGACCCAACTGCACAATGATATAAATGATAATTAACATAATAAGCGCAAGTCATATATAATCCCTTAAGAGAAATAAATACGTTATGTTGAGTTGTATACGTCATAATCATAACTCGCTAGCCTGGGTGCGGCTATAGTTACATTGTGATCAATAAAAAGAGATAGTTTGAGAAGACACGAGTCCATCTTTTTGCACTATCATCCATCCATTCATCATCACCACCATACATCTGTTGTATTAGGTGCTCGGAaaaagaagagtcgtggaatgtaagggAACCCATACATTGTACGATTCTTCTTTTTCTGCACAGACTctacctactttatttctaCACTTACTACGTACTTAGTTTAGTTACAAACGTCCAACTTTGTAAATACCTGCGAGTGCGTGCGTATGCGTGTATGTTTTCTGTTGTTTTGTGCGTATCATCAGGACTCAGATATTCAATACCTACTATAAAACCTCTTTCTCCGGCCTCCGCTTCCTCATCGTAACCGTCGTCACGCATTAATTCGCGGGTCCTGTCGTTCTAGCCATTGCTCTTTCTTTATATGGTTGAAGTCGCTGCTTCTTTCCTTCTGACTCTTTTTTTTCTGTAGAACGCTGGTCTTGAAGTACTTTAGTTGCACAAATATTCGTCGTGTCCCAGGCCGTCTTTGATGAAAGCATTGCTACGGAAACGGGGGCACACAAAAAATACGTCCTCCGCGTCTTCAACAACTCCAGGACAGGACGGGCAGTCCGGGAAGTCATCGTGTTTGAAACGGCGAAGATACGTTCGAAAGCAGCCATGACCTGACAGCATTTGTATCAAATATGTAGTAGTTGATTTCGCCATTATGACTCAGCCAGCCAGCTTGTTGTTGCGGTATCCCACTGTGTTTGCCTTCGACTTCGGCATATGCTGTATAGCCGTTTTTCATTCGTCGTCTGTAAAGGGTTTGTCTTTTCTTGGCTAGTACTGCAATAGGGATGTGTGCGCGTTTGTTTGTGTGTCTGCTGAGGCTCGGCAAAAGATCCGAGTCAGAAAATGCCGGTTTCCACtgaggtatatataggtatatagtgtATTTTTTCAAGCAATGAGAGGAAATATAATCAAAAACAATACTTTGTGACTTACCTGAAACCTCGTCAgtaattatgtaggtatcatctgtgaaaatgttattattgtatatgtaaagcctgaccaggaatatataatCACgcaccatgttgcggaatttcgctggaactaattttttcatagtatactgaactgttaccctatacatgagaataacagcgccctcttgacaatgatcatatattatttaCACTGGCTTTAATTAcaacattaatatttattttataattacataaaaatttcaaacaacTGAAAATCCAATCAATTTGATTGAacctctttttaaccgacttcaagatttcaaaggaggaggttctcaattcggttgtttttttttttcaatgtttgttactccataactccgtcatttctggaccgattttgaaaaattatttttttgattgtaagtacagattggtcccgtttttgtcaaaaagcagttctgatgatgggatccatgaggaatcgagggaactcctcaaatgttaaaggcatacatatagtgattttagtattgtcatcaacaaatcaagcacttaaatttaaaaaagtgacatttgatgaagtggaactgctgatgatgatcagaacggaactcttcaatgacgcatagttcacgtttggcgatttgtcctcttcgttatgtttgttaagcaagttatgtttttaagaaacatttttgtcaagctcgagttctgatgatgagacccacgaggaactgatggaactcctcaaatgtgaaaggcatacatatagtaatttttgtattttcatcaacaaatccagcatttacattaaaaaaagtgacatttgatgaagtggaactgctgatgatgatcagaatggacccggaccgaactcagACCCAAACTTAGACCCGGagagccggacacggacccggactcggatccggacccagactcggacccggaaatgctactagaaaagtgggttaggttggtgggtgggttttgaactgcgattctcacagaactgctatcagaaaagtaggttttttttttttcttagcccactgtattattattgatttttgtttttcaatatttgtttctttttatttttctcttttctttcttttctttacaTACTTTTCTTAGACTACTTAGACTACTTAACCTACTTACAGTCACCCTATTAATATAGTAACATATAACTCTTATTATCATATCCAATTTAGTACCGTTTATTACAGTTACTACAATtgtcaattacaaaaaaatacgcatttaatacaattaatgtcaaattcattatacataactaatattattacagtctatacaaaatatacacatttaATATAAGATTAATACAGTTATCAAAAGTTATCGTGTACAATTaatgtcaaaatgtcaaaatctacaattaatgtcaaatttattatacataactAATATTATTACAGTCTATACAAAATATACGCGTTTAATacaattaatgtcaaatttattatacatatctaaTATTGTCACAGTCTATACGATTACAATTAttcatctttttcttttacttGGTAACATTCATAAGATTAATACAGTTATCAAAAGTTATCGTGTTTACTTGTCAATTTTATTCTGCATTTGTCAAATTACCCTTGGAGCAATTTGGCGCACTCGGGAGCAACACGGAGCACAATGGAACGGAGCGGAGCACAACCAAACCAACCAGCAGGGCGGAGCGCAAGGGAGCGCCCTGGAGCATGGCGGAGCGCAGAGGAGCGCTTTTATGGGGCGCCATTTTGGGAACATTTGGGAGCATTTAACTTTTTCGCTCCACCGTCGGAGCGTTAAGATGTGGTGCCATTTGGGAGCATGTTTCTTGGTGGTGTACCCCAAGTAGCCTATACTGCCGAGGCTCCGTTCTGTCTCGCCGCTCTCCTCATGACGCCCTCCGCAAAGTCCACGAAGTGTTTCCTAATTCCGTCGTCCTCCAGCATCCTCACGAAGTTGCCCTCCGTAACACTCATATCTATTGCGCACTCACAGGCGTACTGCTCGGGGCCGTATCTTGGGAATTCCGTGAGGATGTGTGTAACTGTCTCCACGGTTTGTCCGTCGCAGGAGCAATGGGGGTCGTTACCCAGCTTGAACCTGTGGAGGTATTGTTTGAAGCCCCCATGCCCTGTTAGTAGTTGTGCGATGGTGTTCCTGTTACCCAGTCTCTCCATAATCCTTTTAGCGCCCCGCACATCCCGGAAGAACAGCTTCGTGCCTGAGGTACTTTCCGTCTCCTCATATCTCCTTTGCCACCTACTTAGGGTGCTGGCTCTTATGATTCTTTTTGCGAACGAGAGAGGGAATTTGCTATACAGCGGGGTCTTTTCCGGGTCTAGGGCCGCCGCCTTGGCTAGCTGGTCCGCCCTCTCATTTCCTTCCAGGCCAACGTGCGCCTTTATCCAAGATAGCTCTATCGGGTTTCCCCATGTTAGGGCCTCTTCCAGGTTTTCCCTGATTTTTACTGCTATCGGGTTGAGGGAGTTTGGGTCGGCAACTGCCTGAAGTGAGGACCTAGAGTCACAGTAGATCACTGTCCGGTGCTCCTTGTCCTTCGCCATGCTCGTAGCTTGGTAGAGTGCCATCATTTCGGCTTGGTACACCGACCAGTGATCCGCTAGCCTGAAGCTCGTACTATCCCGCTCCTCCCCTCCCGACCACCATGTAATCGCGCCGCCTACCTTTCCTTGGATTTTACTGCCATCATCAGGGCCCCTCCGTCAAGTCCTCGGTTTTTGTGAGGCTAAAGGTGACTCGTTTCCTATCTGCCGGATGCGGGAGTATCGACGGGTGGGCCCTAGGCTGCAGTTTCCCTTCCGGCAACTCCGGGAGGGTTTTGCCTCTCTTGACCTCATAGAGCTCCTTTTGCTCCTGCAGCCTAAGGTCCAGTGGTATTATCTGTGACAGGATTGCCGCTGAGACAGTGGATACTGTGCGGTGGGCTTTGGCTATTTTTATACCGAAAGCTCTGGTTATCCTGTCTAGTTTTTTCCTGGCGTGGACCCTAGTTGCTACGCCTCCCCAGGCCCCAGCAGCGTAGAGTATTGTAGGCTCAACTACGGTGTAGTAAATGGTTTTCAGTATGTCCGGGTTTAATCACCATCGAGTCTTTGCCATTCTGCTTACCACTTTAAAAAGGTTCAATGCCTTGGTGGAAACATTCTCTATGTGGAGTCCGAACCCCAGGTTTTCGTCTATTGTGAGACCtagaagttttaatttattgtccaGGGCGATTTGTGTCGACATCATTTGGAATGTTGGCGTGTCATACTTAGTTTGCGCGTTATTAAGATCGCTTGTGTCTTGTGTGGGGCGAACCGGAGCttatgccttttttttttttttttgacccaggggaaatccgttagggatcccacccggcccgggagaggccgagtgggtatgtccgactcgcgaggactaaaacccctggggtgttcgGACGCTCGCTTTTGGGCGGGGTTACGGGAACAACTTTGCAGACCTCCGAGACCCCGCCGGCGTTGCCCTTGCGGGCCCATCAAATTGGGGCTGCTCCAGCAGCCTACTCCGCTGAAGGCACCTCGGAACACTCGCAGGTTCTGTCACTCGCAGATTCTGTCACGCAGTTTCTGTTAGGGTGGCAACATTCGGGCTGCGAAGGCTCTTCGCCGCCTGCCTGGCATCCTtcggcgctgagggagcgagTTGGCGTCGTCCTCGCACATTCGTTCAGCGGCCTCCTTTTGCGTCAGGACGGTGACGCTAAAGGTGGCCACTGCCGCCCATGCCTCTTCACTGCCGATCATACGGCGTATCAGCGCCGGCAGTGAGAGGTCTCTTCCTACAGCCATGGACAGGACAGCGCGAGGCTCCGCCCACGCAGGGCACTCCTCGCGCGTGTGTTGGGCCGTGTCCACGGCTCCTCCGTCACAATGGTGGCACGCTGTCGTCGGCTCTCTTCCAACCCTCTCACACAGGTACCAGCTGAAGCAGCCGTGCCCCGTCAGGAGCTGTGTGAGATGGAAGGAGGGTGTGCCGTGCTTTCGTTCCACCCATTCTTTTAGAACGGGCCGAACAGCGGCCACCAGGTCCCGGCTAGCTCCCGGGATCTCCAGACGTTCCGACCATTTTTCGAAGAGCACATCTCGTGCTTCTTCCCGCCAGTGTTGAACTTCTTGGGGGGCGGGCCAGTTTTCGTTCCTCCTAGCTGCCAGCACCCGCCAATAGACCGTGGCCTGAACGCCGGCTTCAAGGTCCCAGGGCGGGCTCCCAGCCAGCAGGCAGGCTGCTACATGCGAGTTATCGCGGTATGCTCTAGCCACCCTGAGAGCTATGGCCCGCTGCGGCCGGCGCAATAGGGCCGCACTTCGAGTTCTCGGGGTGTCCGCCCATATTGGCGCCCCGTATAGCGCCATTGAGCGCACCACGCTCATATAAAGCCGCCTGCAGGCTCCTCCTGGATCGCCCAAATTTGGCAGAATCCGCCCAAGCGCTCCGGCTGCAGCTAGCAGTTTTGGAGCAAGGATCTTGAAGTGCTCCTCGAACTTCCATCTGCCGTCGAGAACGAGTCCCAGGTACTTCATCGTTGACCCGACGGCGATGGAAGTTTCTGCCACAGTGATATGTGCCCCTTCTGGTGGTTTATTTCGAGGCCCATGGAACACGATGACCTCGGATTTGTGTAGAGCCACTTCTAGGCCCAGCGCACGGATCCTATGTACCACATATGCCACTCCTGCTGTGGCTATGTAGGCGGACTCTCTGTGGGTCCTGCCACGGGCCGACACGAGGGTGTCGTCAGCATAGCACGTAACGCTGATTCCCCGCAATGTGGGCCCGCGTAGTACCCAGTTATAACCCatgttccacaggagcggcCCTAGCACCgagccctgtggaacaccgcacGACATTTCCCGCCTCCCCCAGCCATCTTTTGTTGGAAATACCACAACGCGTCCGGCAAAGTAGTCCGCTAcaattctttgtaaatattcgGGCACGTTGTGGTATTTGAGTGCCGCCTTTATTGTCTCCCAGGGCAGAGTGTTAAATGCGTTGGAGATGTCCAGTGATACGGACATCACAACCCCACCCTGAGAGACTTCCTCCTCTGCTAATTCCCTTACGCGGGCAATCGCGTCCAGTGTCGAGCGCTGCGGGTGAAAGCCATATTGGCATTCGCTCAAGCCCGGCTGCATGCTTCTGACTAGACGAAACGCGATTATCCGCTCAAAGAGCTTGCTCGTCTCGTCGAGCAGCACTATGGGGCGGTAGGCCGAAGGCTGGTCAGGTGGGCGTCTCTCCTTCCGGAGGAGCACCAGCTTGCCTGTTTTCCACCTATCAGGGAACAGCCCCTGAGTCAAGCACGAGGTGAATAACTCTCGGACGCTTTCCTCCAGCTCACTGAGTGCGACTGCCAAGGCACGCCCAGGTATGCCGTCGGGCCCGGGGGTTGTCTTTTTAGAGCGGAGCTTGACGACTGCCACACTCATTTCGACCTCTGTCACCGGCGGTACTTCCGTCACCATTTGGCGTGGTCTCATGGTCGGCGCCATAGCTGGTGGCACGAATTCACCTCTTTCATAAGCATAAGggagtaaagcctgaccaggaatatatgatcacgcgccatgttgcggaatttcattcaaactaattttttcatactaaactgaactgtcaccacatacataagaataacagcgccctcttgacaatgatcatatatttctggtcgggctttaccttggcagcgctttgtacgtctttttactaaagagaagactttttgcaataactcaaaaacggctgaaCCGACCATGTCCGCTATGGTTTTCATTGAAagaatttatagtttttacaatgcatgtgctcgaaaagtgcgtttcctacggagccatatcatgcggaaagtactacttttccgcactagtgctttttgttttcaattttttttacagtacatatggtgctactttctcgcactagtgcggaaaagagcacttgtccgcactagtgctttttgttttcaatgttttaataattaaacttatttgccatgatatgtttttttatttactcgcacaatgcatagtaaaacattgtatgatacacttgcgtaaagatgatttccgcacttgttgcataaatagctattgttttacgatttttgtcatatttttggacccatggttcataAGTTAGAGGCCCCCTCCTCACTCAcacatattgtttttctttcagagcgattatttccgaaaatattcacattAGAAAATGGTTTTTGAACACCATTATtcgcttttgaaaaaaaaaaaaacaagaaaacattttgtatgggaggtaccctaaaatattttttgtagtcgagagctttttcaacgcgcgttaaaaaaaacttttataaaaaaaaagataaaccgacttcaaaaaggatgaaataaaatattatcctttttagggttccgtgtttaagtatatgcgttaccaactgatatttttgaagtcggtgccaagccaaatttttaaccataatgattttggtgcaattcgataaagatacatagatatagaagtgtcctacgtgggcgatctcgttgcgaacgcgaacgccttgggccggccgcgccgtgccgcgtcgcttcgcttcgcgttcgcgagtgttcgcctatgtaagacgcagcgtacacgacgacaataaacgaactttctgtacacctcagaacagaacacacggttgaaccttcttggcgcagttcgtaccatgcttgtcggcaagttagtgtaaatctaatacgttttgtcgtcgtatttttttaaagagcatttcttactaattcttgaacagtcatagcacgcaagtgtgggattgggactgtcgcttatccagaggactacatttcaaaatataaaacaattcaaggaaccttcatgcaaaatttcagctaaagcggttcagttgtttagccatgaaaaggtaacaaagaggcagacataattgctttcacgtttataatatttgtacagttgtaatgggatttatagacataaagctgattattttggactggtattgttactacttggagtacttggcttggcaccgacttcaaaaatatcagttggtaacgcatatacttaaacacgga
The Cydia strobilella chromosome Z, ilCydStro3.1, whole genome shotgun sequence genome window above contains:
- the LOC134754616 gene encoding uncharacterized protein LOC134754616, which gives rise to MPMKVWILKSIVVVQLATALRFLPLPNKLNVNSQAPIMRRTNLIEKMLLASVNQDKKSLQPSRPKNNYGTRTAIRQLQEPVDSPVVSPQKMAKEQVEEQELGKLVRSSASELLGKPYVETRGRNDYLVIQSNNMDPFVTVVPNSIYYDVEKKCVNWLDACSLKGIRAHLLQRVQDPTAQ
- the LOC134753717 gene encoding uncharacterized protein LOC134753717; this translates as MMALYQATSMAKDKEHRTVIYCDSRSSLQAVADPNSLNPIAVKIRENLEEALTWGNPIELSWIKAHVGLEGNERADQLAKAAALDPEKTPLYSKFPLSFAKRIIRASTLSRWQRRYEETESTSGTKLFFRDVRGAKRIMERLGNRNTIAQLLTGHGGFKQYLHRFKLGNDPHCSCDGQTVETVTHILTEFPRYGPEQYACECAIDMSVTEGNFVRMLEDDGIRKHFVDFAEGVMRRAARQNGASAV